In Bradyrhizobium manausense, the sequence CTGTCGACGGGCACGATGGTGCTCGACAACACGCTGCTCGATCTCTCCAAGGTGAAGGTGCCCGTCTACAACCTCGCCACCCGCGAGGATCACATCGCGCCGGCGGAATCGGTGCTGTACGGCTCGCAGTTCTTCGGCGGTCCCGTGAAATACGTGCTGTCGGGCTCCGGCCACATCGCCGGCGTCGTCAATCCGCCGGCCTCGAACAAGTATCAGTACTGGACCAACGACAACATCAAGGACGTCAACGTCGCCCAGTGGATGAACGGCGCGGTGGAGCACAAGGGTTCGTGGTGGCCGGACTGGCGCGAATGGCTGGGCGGGCTCGATCCGGAGGAAGTCCCGGCGCGCAGCCCCGGCACGGACGCACTGCCCCCGCTCGAGGATGCCCCCGGCAGCTATGTCAGGGTACGCGCGTAGCCGGATTCCATTGCGCATGGCGCAATCCTGGCCGCTTGTATAAGCTTACTCTCGACACAGCGACGACAGAGGGGACTGGGCTATGACGCGTGAATTGTTCTGGCTGACGTGCACGGTGATCCTGACGGGAATTCTCTGGATTCCTTACACCATCAACCGCTGTCAGATTCGCGGCCTCGGCGGCGCGATGGCCAACCCCTCGCGTGGTGACAAGCCACAGTCGGAGTGGGCAAACCGTCTGATGTTCGCGCACGACAATGCGGTCGAGAACCTCGTGCTGTTCGCACCGCTGGTGCTGATCCTGAACGCGATCGACTATTCCTCGAAATGGACCGTGCTCGCCTGCGTCGTCTATTTCTGGTCGCGCGTCGCGCATTTGATCGTCTATGCGCTCGGAGTCCCGGTGTTCCGCACGCTGGCCTTCAGCGTCGGCTTCCTGGCACAGGCCGTGCTGGTACTGGCGATCTTCAAGGTATTCTGATCGCCCTCTCCGTCATTGCGAAGCGACGAAGCGATCCAGGCTATCTCCGCGATGGGATTCTGGATTGCTTCGCTTTGCTCGCAATGACGAAGACTGACGGTGCGCTGGCGCCTACTCCTCCGGCAAGCCCAGCATCAGCCGCATATTCTGCACCGCGGCGCCCGAGGCGCCCTTGCCGAGATTGTCCAGCCGCGCGACCAGCACCGCCTGGTGGTACTTGTCACTGGCGAAGACGTAGAGCTCGAGCATGTTGGTCTCGTTCAGTGCTTCCGGCTCGAGCCGGCCGCCCTTTGACGCCTCGTTCTGAAGCGGCATCGCCGAGACGTATTTTGAACCCGCATAGCGCTTGGCGAGCGCGGCTTGCAAATCCGCCCCCGTCGGCTTGCCCGGCAGCGTGTCGAGCTGGAGCGGGATCGAGACGAGCATGCCCTGCCGGTAATTGCCGACCGAGGGAATGAAGATCGGCCGCCGCGTCAGGTTCGAATAGAGCTGCAGCTCGGGCAGGTGCTTGTGCTCGAAGCCGAGACCGTAGAGCTCGAAGGACGGTGCGCTGCCGTCGTCAAAACTCGCAATCATCGACTTGCCGCCGCCCGAATAGCCGCTCACCGCGTTGACGCTGATGGGATAGTCGGGCGGCAACAGCCCGGCATCGACGATCGGCCGCAGCAATGCAATGCCGCCGGTCGGATAGCAGCCGGGGTTGGAGACCTTCTTGGCGGCCTTGATCTTGCCGGCCTGGTCCGGCGCCATCTCAGCA encodes:
- a CDS encoding MAPEG family protein: MTRELFWLTCTVILTGILWIPYTINRCQIRGLGGAMANPSRGDKPQSEWANRLMFAHDNAVENLVLFAPLVLILNAIDYSSKWTVLACVVYFWSRVAHLIVYALGVPVFRTLAFSVGFLAQAVLVLAIFKVF
- the argC gene encoding N-acetyl-gamma-glutamyl-phosphate reductase — protein: MSLVDTKSAPKSGTVSKPATVFVDGGSGTTGLGINERLKLQNDVVVKTIADDKRKDPAAKKALMEEVDLVILCLPDDAARETVALIDSMGSSGPKVLDASTAYRVAPDWAYGFAEMAPDQAGKIKAAKKVSNPGCYPTGGIALLRPIVDAGLLPPDYPISVNAVSGYSGGGKSMIASFDDGSAPSFELYGLGFEHKHLPELQLYSNLTRRPIFIPSVGNYRQGMLVSIPLQLDTLPGKPTGADLQAALAKRYAGSKYVSAMPLQNEASKGGRLEPEALNETNMLELYVFASDKYHQAVLVARLDNLGKGASGAAVQNMRLMLGLPEE